Below is a window of Culturomica massiliensis DNA.
TAAAAAGAGACTTTAAGTTCGTTGTTCATAATGCTCACATTTTTAGTTCGTAAAATTACTTTCTTTGTGAGTTGTCTGAACAATGTAAGCCACAGACAAACAGTGCTATAACCAGACGTTTAAGGTCATTGGTTTGCTGTGTTTTTCGCCTATCTGAATGGGTAACGGATAAGAAACGGAAAGTATGCGCTAATCTGCTTTTTCCTGCAATTCTGCTATCAGCCATCGTTAGCCACTAAAAGACATACATTTCTATTTATCAATCAATTACCCTGATTTTCTCTCTTTCTCCTTTTACACTCCTTGTGTTTAGGGCAACGTAAAAGAGAATATTTTTTTGTGATTTATAATGTGTTGATTATCGGGTAAGGAGGGTGGCAAAAAAATAAAGTGCCCCCGGAAGTTTGACAAAAAACTTTTGGGTGGCACTTTATACAAGCAGCCTCTTTTCGTATATCCGGCGGGGATTATTTCAGCTCGGTCTGGGAGCCTTCTACATATTCGAATTTACCTTTGGCAATGCCTTTGAATCTGGCTTGCCAGGTACCGGTCGGGCTGTAGGTAGCATATTTGACCAGATAAAACATCTGCATATTGTCCTTTATGGCTTCTGCATCCGGGTATCTGGCCGGTAGCACATGGTTGGCAATTCCTTCCTGTAATCTTTGGTGGAAGATTTCCCGGCATTCGGCATCTTCCTTGCCGTCCAGGAAGTGATCTCCGGCTTTTGTATCGTAATATTTCCGGGATTTTATCAACATACTGATGTTGTTGTATTTGGCGTTTGCACCATACCACCATTCTGTATTGGACGGGTAAGCTTCGTCCAGATAAATTTTATATTTCGGATCGTTGGTTACAAAATCGACCAGGGCCTGATAATCGCTGCTGATCATCGTAAAGACGACGGTCGGATCAAAGGACCATTTGGTCCCGTTGTGAATGTATTGCTCCGTCACTGGCACCACTCCGTTGTAATTGGTCCAGTTGCCTTCGGTCCGGCGATATTCCTGTACGGCTGTTTTACCGTTCAATTCGAATAGTACGTGCATTGTTTTTTCTGAAACCGTATACGGGTATTTTTGTTGCAGGAAGAGCGGTAAATATTGCATGGCAACGGAAGCATCCTTAAAGCTGTTGCCGGTAATGCCCATCGTTTCGTAATCTTCCGGATTGACAATGACCGTATTGGCTTTCGGGGCCCACTTACTGCCGTTGTACTCGTATAGGGCAAAGCGTATTACCTGATCGGTAGCTGCCGGGCGTATACCCGAAGAAACAGGTGTCGTGCTGCGTTTATAATAATGTATTTTTACATTGTCGATTTCATAAGCCGTGTTCCGGTTGTCGGCTGCATCGCCGTGGTATTTAAATGCGATACAGACGGTTTTTCCCGCATAGGTTTTCAGGTTGACCGTTCCGGCTTTTTTGAATGTGGAGTATTTGCTGCTTTGCGGTATTGTAAAATGACTTGTGAGGTTTGTCCAGCTTGCCGTTTCCGGGTGGCTGCCGTCGAAATCTTCCGAGAGCAGAATTTCCAGGCAATCGGTGTCGTAATAAGCCGCATCAATGTCGAAAGTGAACAGAGGCGCCGGTTCGTCCGGAACAGATAAAGCCGGTGTAATCAGCCAGCTGAAAAATTCTACGGCGGAACCGTAAGACGTTATTTGTGCCGATTTGTTGTTGTCAAAATTATAACCTTTCCAGAGATTAGCACCTTCGGTAGCGGAAGAGTTTGTCCAATCTGTGAGTTGTATGGTTGCTTTGTGTGTCGTCGTTTCGAAATCTTCCGCTAATAGTATTGTTTCCGTTACGCCGATATTTTCTCCGATCTGGAGGTTGTCGATCTGATAGGTTGTCGTTTTGTTGTTATTACCGTCTCCCGTATATTTAAAGGCAATATGTACGGTTGTTTTATAGGCACTCAGGTCCAGGATACCGGCCGGCATTTTTTTACCGAAACCTTTGGCCGGAATATCGAAATAGAAATTCGGCGTAATATCCGTCCAGGTGGCCAGATTCGGGTCGCCTTCTTCGTAATCGGCGGAAATCAGAACCTGCAGGCAGGAAGCGTTGTAATGACCTAGTGTGATGTCGAAAGCAAACAGGGGTTTTGTGGCTGCGGTCAGGTCGATTCCCGGGGTGATCAGCCAACCGATATTTTCTTCGTTCGAGTTATAGGATGAAAAAGATACGTATCCGTCGCCGTTGTATAGGTTACCCTGCCATCTGACATTTCCTTTTTCTGCGAAATTGGTCCAGCCTTCGGCGGCAAAAGCGGCTTTGTCGGTGACCGTTTCATCGAAATTTTCATCCAGCGAGGTCAGTACCGGTGCCGGAGTATGGCCGTTACTGGGTTCCGTCGGCGAATAGTTGTAAGTTACCCGGTATAGGTCGCCTTTTTGAGCGTTTGTGACGGCTGTCGCCAGTATTTTTTCCAGGTATTTATCTGCATTTTTTCCGGGGGTCAGGTAATTGGTTCCGGCTTCTCCCCAAATTGACGCATAATCCGCCGGTGTCAGCGTGTAGTTCGGAGCTTTCTGTAAAAGCATCATGGCCTTTAGATAGCTGCTGTCCCTTTCGTCGATGGCATAGGTAACAGCCGCTGTCGATTGGGCATTCAGGGCCGGGAATAATGAGCTCAGATAGCCGGCGACTCCTTCTTTGGCGATTTCTTTATCGGGAAAACGCAGATTGCTTTTGATGTCGGCAGCGATAGCCGAGTCGGCTGCCGTGTGTTTGTTTTTAAATACATAACCGACGCTGGAATAGTCCTGAGCGGTAAAGGTATAAGTGACATCTTCGTGAAGCGGCTGTTTGGCGGCATCCAAAGCATCATACACATCGTCCATCGGGTTGCAGGCTGTGAAGGCAAGCAACGCCGGGAGAATCAAGCTATATTTACTTTTTATCATTGTCGTATCGTTTGAAAATTATAAGTCCATTGACTGTTTGAATACATTGTGTTTTTTTTATTAAAGATTGTCGGTTTCCTTCGTTTGTCGTATGTTTAAAACCTCACTTTGAAACCCATTGTCCAGGTGCGTCCGAATCCGTAGTATACCAGGGATGAAAATTCGTCGTGATATACGCCGTCTTTAGCGTCTGCAATATATTGGGTGTTGAAAAGGTTGTTGACATTGATATATAAGGTGGCCCGGATATTTTTGACCAGGGTCAGCTGATAGTTGACATTGGCATCGAAAGTGCAAAATCGCGGGAGTTTCCAGGCATCCAGACCGGCTTCCCGTGAACTGGTACGGTCTTCGATGGCGTAATCGGCATAGTTCTTGTCGAAAAGATTCCAGGCGGCACCGACTCTGAAATTATCGAACGGTTCGTAGGAGGCGTTGAGCGCGGCTGTCATCTGTGCCGAGTTGCCGACGTGGACATTTTTCACATACAACTGGTCGTTTTCACTGATCAGTTTGTTGTTGCTGTCGAAAAGCGATACGATAGGATTGTCTGTCAATATCCAGTCGCCCCAGGAAAACATGCCTCTCAGGGTGAAATTGTAAACCGGTTTATAAACCGCTTCGAATTCGACCCCGTGGTGACGGGCATTTACGCCGTGCATTGTCGCAAAAATACCGTTTCCCATATTTTTATTCAGTCCCCGGTCTCTCCATTCGGTGTAATAATAATTGACATTGACGGATAGCTTGGGTAAGGTCAGTCCGTATCCTCCTTCGAAGGTATATACGCTTTCGTATTTGACGGAAGGTGTCAGTTCGTTGGTGTTGTTTTTGAATACGATATTCATGTAAGGGGCCCGTTTGAAGTAACCTCCGTTTACGAATACGTTGTGTATACGGCCGAATTTATAATTGGCACCGCCTTTGACGCCCCAGGGGAGAAATGTCTGCCAGGATGATTTACGCATGGGATCGCCGGGAGCATAATTCCCGTCGTCGATACGCCGGTAGGCATTTTCCGTCAAAGAAGCGGACAAAAATGCCGAGAAATTATCTTTGACGTATTCGAGTTGGGCGAATGCACCGACCCACAATACCTCGCTTGTGTTTTCATAACCGAGGCGGTCGCCTTTGTATTTGGGAGTGCCCTTGGACTGGTAAGCCAGATAATCGCCTTCATAATAACTGCCGCCCATCAGATCGGTGATTTTGTTGTAGTGGTATCCTTTGTAATACCGCCCGTCCAAACCGGCTGTCAATTTGAATTCCTGTGTCAGATCGTTCGTATAGGTTGACAATATTCCATACCAATCGTGGGCGTTTACGGCGGTTCCGAGCACCAGCAACGAACCGGTTTGCGAGGCTGCATTTTCTTTTAATACGGCATCGTAGTCCAGTAAGCCATCGGGGGTTAATTTGGTGTCGGCATTTGTACCGACATAAGGTTTACCGGTTGTATTGTTGTATTGCAGCCAGTTTTTCTTGGTTCCGAACGCTCTGCGGGCTCCTCCTTTGGCAAAAGATACATAGGCAGCCGTTGAAAGAGAGGACTGGTCGTCGATTTTCCAATAGTGGTTCAGAGACAGTTGCGGTTTGTGATATTCGTTGTAGGCGTAGGGACCGTTGAATACCTTGCCGTTTAAATATCCGTAGCTGGAGTTCCAGCGGATGCCGCTGGGATGATCCCGGAATTCCTGTATGGTGTGCATTTGTCCGCGCTGGTTGTGCCATTGCGGTGCGCCGAAAAGAGTAAAGGACAGACGGTGGTTGTCGTTGATCCGTTTGGAGATGTTGAGAAAATACATCCAGGCTTTGTAATCGGTCGCTTCGACATATCCCCGTGTGCTTTCGGTTGTCGAGCCGGCGATACTGACGGCCCAGCCGTTTGACATCAAACCGGTGGATACGTTGATTGCCATTTTCTGAAAACCGTCGTGACCGACTCCGTAATAGACGGAACCTCCGATTTTCGCATCCGTATTGCGGGTAATCATATTCATGGTACCTCCGACAGAGTTGACGGCCAGTTTTGAAGCTCCCAGACCGCGTTGAACCTGGATGAATTGAGTTACGTCCGATAGAGCTGACCAGTTCGACCAGTAAACTTTGCCGTTTTCCATGTCATTGATCGGCACACCGTTGATAAGTATACCGATGTTATTGGAATCGAATCCGCGCAGATTGACACGGGAGTCTCCGTATCCTCCGCCGGATTTTGTCGCATATATGGAAGGCGTGGATTTCATGATTTCCGGAAACTCCTGATTGCCCAGGCGCTCTTCGATGATTTCCGGGGTGATGTTGGAGATAGCGATAGGGGTTGCCCGGTCTTTGCTGACAATAGAAGCCGTCACTTTTACCTCCTCCAGGCCGACAGTCGAAGCCTGTAATTTTATAACACCTAAATCGGTGACGTTATGTTCAAGCGATACGCTTTTTTGTTGCTCTTCATACCCTACATTGCGGAAGATAAGGGTTATTTTCCCTTCTTTCGTACAATAAATAGTGAAATTACCGTCCGGATCACTGGCAGCTCCGATAGATGTACCTTCGATGATGGCAGTTGCTCCGATCAGGGTTTCCCCTGTCTCTGCATCTACAATTTTTCCTTTCACGGTTTTCTGTCCCATAACTCCCCAGGCTCCTAAAAGCAAAGGGATTATGAAAACCAGATGTTTGATTGAAATTCTGATCATTTTGTTGTTATTGATTAATTAATGAATAAAAAAAATACGTACGCACATCCTTTAAATCTGTGCATTTTACTGATAAAACGAAGGTTTTTTTCGGATATCGATTATGAAGTTTTAGTTAAGATTGAAAAAAACTTATAGTTTTAACTATAACCTCATTTTATATTATTTAACTTTGCGTCATGAATTTTTATATGTGCCTAAAAAAAACGTTCGTTTTATTAGGTTGTGTGCATACAAACTTATTAATTAACAAGTAATAGAAAGTATGAAGAAAATCTTTATTAGAAGTCTGCTTTTCATGGTACCACTGTTTTTCTTGACATTGGTAACGATGGCTCAGGGAATCGTTAAAGGTAAGATCATCGATTCTCAGACAAAAGAGGAATTAATCGGAGCGACAGTCATGGTTGAGGGAACGACGGAAGGTGTTGCTTCCTCTCTGGACGGAAGTTTTACGTTGAAAACCTCGAAAGAGGGAACACAAACCCTTGTATTTCGTTGTGTCGGATACAAAGAGTTGAAAAAGACGGTAAAAATTTCGGGACAACCTTTGGATTTGGGGGTTATAGGAATGGAAACCGAAGCCATAGGTCTGGGAGACGTTACCGTGACGGCATCTGTTGCCGTGCGGCGCAAGACTCCGGTGGCATTGTCCGTAATCGAGCCGGTTGAGATTGAAAACAAGCTTTCTACGCAGGAGTTTCCGGAAATATTGAAATCTACACCGGGGGTATATGCGACGAAATCCGGAGGTGCTTTCGGAGATTCCCGTATTAATCTGCGTGGTTTCGAGCAAGCCAATATTGCTGTGATGATCAACGGTGTTCCGATGAATGATATGGAATGGGGCGGTTTGTATTGGTCGAACTGGGCCGGTCTTTCGGATGTAACCCGTTCGATGCAGGTGCAGAGAGGTTTGGGCGCTTCTAAAGTATCTTCTCCTTCTGTGGGTGGTTCTATCAATATCGTGACAAAAACGACGGATGTCAAAGCCGGAGGATCGGTTTCCTATGCTTTGGGAAACGACGGATACAACAAGATCATGTTCAATGTGTCTACCGGTTTGCGTAACGGCTGGGCCATTACCTTACTGGGAGCCAAGAGCTGGGGTGACGGTTATGTACAAGGTACGGAATTCGAGGCTTATTCTTATTTCGGAAACATCTCCAAACAGATCAATGAAAATCATCTGTTGTCGTTTACGGTGTTCGGAGCTCCGCAATGGCATAATCAGCGCAGCAATTACGACGGATTGTCTATTGCCGGGTGGCAGAACGTTGAAAAATATACGGGCAGAGACCGGCAGTACCGGTATAACCCGACCTACGGTTTCGGCCTGCACGGCGAACGTAAAACTTCGAGCTACAATAAATACCACAAACCCCAGATTTCTTTGAACCATTTCTGGACGATCAATGAGAAATCCAGTCTTTCTACCGTGTTGTACGTTTCCATCGGTCGCGGAGGCGGTTATAAAGGTTTGGGAAGTACTTCCGATTATGCCAATATGTGGTACGGTTCCAGCAATGGTACATTAAATACTTATTTCCGCAATGCAGACGGAACCTTTGCTTATGATAAAATTTACGAGTTGAATGCTACCAGTGATAACGGTTCGCTGATGGCCATGTCCGAATCGAAGAACGAGCACAACTGGTACGGTTTGATGTCTACTTATACGACTTCTATCGGTAAATATTTCGATGTTTACGGAGGTATCGACTTCCGGTATTACAACGGTACACACACCAATGAATTGGTTGACCTTTACGGAGGCGAATTCTTTGTGGATCGTTACCGGGGACAGATGAGTGTGGCTAACAATGCCAACAGTGCAGACCCGAACTGGGTAAATCAAAAACTGAAAGTCGGGGATGTCGTTTACCGGGATTACGACGGTTATGTGATGCAGGAAGGTATTTTCGGGCAGGCAGAGTTCAACCGGAATGCATTGAGCGTTTTCCTTGCAGGTGCCGTATCTAATACCGGATATTGGCAGAAGAATCATTATTATTACGATAAGACGCATGAAAAATCGAAGACAGAAAACTTTATCGGTTGGAACCTGAAAGGGGGAGCTAACTATAATCTGACGGATCAACACAATGTATTTGCCAACATCGGTTATATTTCCCGTGCTCCTTTCTATTCCGGCGGGGTGTTCCTGTACGCAATGAACAGTAATGCCACCAACCCGGATGCCGTCAATGAAAAAGTATTTTCCGTAGAAGTCGGTTACGGTTTCCGTTCTTCTATTTTCAGTGCTAATGTGAACGTATACCGGACAGAGTGGTTGGATAAAACGATGACCCGTACGATTACGTTGAAAAATGACGACCGGGCAACGATCAATATGAGCGGTATCGACGCTTTGCATCAGGGTGTTGAGTTGGATTTTGTATTCCGTCCGATTAAAAATGTGGACATCAACGGTATGGTTTCTATCGGAGACTGGAAATGGAACAGTTCATCTACCGGTTATTTTTATAATTCATCTGGTCAGCCGTTGAAAAATATGGACGGAGATATTGCTTCCGGTATTCAGGCAGAAGATCATGCCAAGATGGAAGTGGACCTGAACGGTACACGTGTCGGAAATTCTGCTCAGACGACATTTGCTATCGGCGCTAAAGTGCAACCTTTAAAAGGCTTGCGGGTAGGTGCTGATTATACCTATTGGATGCGTAATTATGCTGAATTTTCTGTCGGCGGAGACAATGGTGCCGATTTGGTAATGAACGGTTATAAAAAGTACGAAACCCCGTGGCGGATGCCTTCGGCAGGAGAACTGGATCTGAATGTCAGTTATCGTTTCCCGTTGGGTAAATTATGGGGTACAATTTACGGAAATGTAAACAATGTATTGGATGGCGTGTCTATTTCCGATGCTTATGACGGTTCGGGTCACAACTGGCAGTCAGCTTACCGTGTATTTTACCGTTTCGGCCGGAATTATTCCGTTCGCCTGAAGATTAGTTTCTAATAATTTGATAGTTTAAAAGGATAGGATATGAAAAAACATCTCATATATCTTTGCATGGCCTCTGTTTTAGGATTGACAAGCTGTGAGGACTTTAATGACAAACACTTCGACGGATTGGACGATATGACCAAGCCGGAGAATGTATTGAATAAGGATTATACGCTTACCGCCGATGATTATTCTGCTATCAGCGGTTATAAGGAGGCTGATATTATGGCCCTTCTGACCGGTGACGAGGCGACAAAAAAAGAGAAAGCAGAGAAGATCGTAACGGCTTTAAAAGCAGCTAAAAGCAATCAGTACCTGACTCCTGCCGCAGAACCGAGAACGGTTTTACCGCTTTTTATGTCAAAAAACTGGAAAACGGCTTCTCTGGGCGCTACCATTCGTGCAAGCTATAATTATGTTCCCAATGCACCGGCTTATCTGGCTGAATTGGCTGCTGCCGATACTTATGAATTGACGGCTGCGGATTATGAAACCATTTGGGGAATTCCGGATGTGTCTTACCTGACTCCGTCCAAGAGTCCGGAAAAAAGTCTGCCGAAAGTTTTGGAAGGGGCGATTGAAAATCCCGTAACCGGAGAGTATGTGGTAGTATCTTACAAATATTCTGCCAATGAACCGGGTTCAGGCGGCGGAGAAGAGGAAACTTTCGACAAGATCGGAGATGTAATAACGGCCGGCCCCGGAAATTATAAAGTAAAAGGTACGGTGATTGCTACATACAAGAATGGTTTTCTGGTATCCGACGGTACCGCTTCGATTCTGGTGTATCTGGAGGGAAAGCCTTCAAATAATGCAATCGGAGATATTGTTACCGTTGAAGGAACGACAACCGAGTTTGGCGGCATGAGCCAATTTCCGAACACATCTGTTGTAACGAAAGTGGGAGTTGAAGAATATACACAACCCGTACCGAGTCAGTGGGGCGCTGCGGAAATGGATGCTTATCTGACAGGGGTTTCCGTACAGTATATTTCATACGTCGGGACATTATCTATCAGTGGTAGTTATTATAACGTCAATATAGAAGGTGCAGCAAAAGCGATCGGAAGTATTAAATATCCGGCTGATGGTTTTATCGACGCTTCCCTGAACGGTCAGAAAGTGATTGTAACGGGTTATACTATCGGTGTTTCCAGCAGTAAATACGTTAATACGATGGCTACTGACGTAGTAGCTTTGTCTCACTATGATGAAATCGGTACGGTAGCTGCGGCTGAGGCCGGTGAATATACGGTAAGGGGTACGATTTGCGCGGAATACAAACAAGGATTTCTGCTTACCGACGGAACGGGATATATACTGACATTCCTGGGAAGTTCTTACGACGGGGCTTATTCGGCAGGTGATGTGATGACCGTATCCGGAACGACTACAAAATATAGCGGATTGATGCAGTTCCCGAAGGAGTCGACGGTTACTTTAGCGGCTCATGGCTCTTATAGTTATCCGACAGCGGCCTCGATGGATGCTGCAGCAATGGATGCTTATCTGGCAGCCCCTGAGGTGAAGTTTGTTTCTTATACGGGAACCTTGTCTATCAGCGGAAATTATTATAATGTAAATGTGGCTGGAACGACGACCGCAATCGGAAGCATACAATATCCGTTAAGCGATATGGTTGATCCGGCATTAAACGGACAGGAGGTAACGGTAACCGGATTTGCTATCGGTGTTTCCAGTAATAAATATGTTAATACGATGGCTGTTTCCGTGACGGCGGCAGGCAGTTCGTCTTCTGTTGCCCTTGCTGCTTCAGCCGATTATGTGCCGGCACTGAATAAATTCAGCCGTTCGCCATTGTCTTCCAGAGCTGCTGCTGTAGCTACAGAAATTCAGTATGCTGTTTATGTTTACGATGGTTCAGCCTGGAAGGCACCTGAAAAAGTGACGATCCTTAATCCTGCCGATTATAAGGCAATGGGAGAACCGGGTACACATAATAATTTCAGTTCCTCCATCGATCCTCAAAATTATTTGCCGCAGTTCCTGGGATTGAAATATCCGTATGCTCAGGCCGGTGATACGATGGCTGTGGTGTATAATTATTATAACGGGGATGCGACGGTATTGAAAGCCGACGAATATGTATTTACAGCCGGTGCATGGACATACAACACACAGCCTGTAACCGTTGTGACCGAGCAATATGCCCTGGCGGAAAACGGATGGGTATTCAGTCCGGATGTAACCATTACCCTGGTGCCGGGTAGAAATGCCGAGACGAATCACTATTTTCAGAAACTGACCGATTGGGTATGGGAGAATATCGATCAGAAAGAAGGCGTTACAGAGAAAGGGAAAGGCTATGTAACCTCTTACGGTAATAACGATTATTACTATGGAGGTTCTGCTTATCAGAATAATTTCGATTTCCGTCCGTCGGCTTGGAAAGCTCAAAATGAAAAAGCTTACGGAGAAATGCCGGATGAAGATCTGACGGCTTTGATGTGGGAACGCCTGCCGGAAGCTTTGTTACATATGCTGGAATGTGCATATCCGGATGTTCAATTGGAAGATGTCCCCGTTACCTATGTGCTTAAATTCGGAGTATACGGTATAGAAGGGTCCAGTGCTACCAAATATTATACGGCACGTTATAAATTGACCGGTAAAGGTGAATTTACCTATGTGGAAGATTCTTTAAAAGAAATCAGTAGTTTATAATGAAAGGAATAAAATCTGTTTCAACTTTAATTGCGGGCAGCGGAATGCTGCTCGCAATGCTTTTTGCTGCCTGTGACGATACGGACGAACGGGCAGAGTTGTCTTCGGAATCAAACCTGTCGGCCGTACCCGGTGCAGGTGGTGAGTATACACTGAATGTCGGTGCGGAGGGGTCCTGGGTTATTTCCCTTTCGGGAACCGGTAGTCAGTGGTGTAACGTCGACCCGTTGCGGGGAGTGGACGATGGCGTTGTAAATGTCGTTATCGCCCCGAACGACGAACGGACTTCCCGGAATACGTTGCTTACCCTGGCCAGTGGAGCCAGCAGGGATACTTTGCGGATTACGCAACAGGCAACGGAGGAGAATTTTACAAATGTGATTGCCGGTCGCCTGGAAATTCCCCGTCTGACCGGAGAGACGGATTACAAGTTTATCGACCATTCCGTCACCTATCAGAATAAAACGGTGCATAACTATTGCATGGAATATAACCTTCCCAAACGGCATGCCCGTTGGGTCGCTTTTAAAGCCTATGATGTGACGGCTGCCGATAATGTTAGCCGCACGGATGCCTGGGGCGACGATCCGCAGGTGCCGGCTGAATACCGGACGACGAAAACGGATTACAGCGGATACGACCGGGGGCATTTGGTGGCTTCAAACGACCGCCGTTACTCTAAGGAAGCCAATGAGCAGACGTTTTATTACTCCAATATGAGTCCGCAATTGTCGGGCTTCAACCAGAAAATCTGGCAAAAGCTCGAGGAAGATGTCAAAGCCTGGATGCAGGATGCCGCTTTGAGAGATACGCTGTATGTCGTCAAAGGAGGAACGATTGCCGATGATCAGATCATCAAACTGACCGGGGAGCACAATAATGTAGCTGTGCCTAAGTATTATTATATGGCGGTTTTGGCTCGTAAAAACGATAGTTATAAAGCCATTGCTTTCTGGTTGGAACACAAAGAGTATTCTCAGCCTTATCATTTGAAAAGCCTGACACTGACAATCGATCAGTTGGAGGAGAAAACCGGTATCGATTTTTTCCCGGGTTTACCCGACTCTGTGGAAAGAACGGTGGAAGCCGTGTGTGACGTGAACGATTGGACCTGGATTACGGAGTAAACGGGGCTTCATAAAATAAACCGGCCGGAAAGTCAAACTTTCCGGCCGGTTTATTTTATGATTTACGATTGACGAATCCTCTTTTTCGCTGGAGAGAATAGTGTGTATAATCTATAATCGTAAATCGTAAATCGTAAATCGTAAATCATAAATCATAAATCATAAATCATAAATCATAAATCATAAATCTAAAATCGTAAATCCCAATATGTCCGGACTGTCTCAATGCTGTTCGTAAAGCAATTGATAATCTTTTTCCTTGCCTTTTTTAAACCATCTTTTGGGAACGACTTTCCAATCGTTGCGGCATTGGGGGTCCAATGTTTTTTTGTCCCGGATGTATTCCGTGATATAGAAACGGACATCTTTGGGCATGATTTTGATGATCCGGGAGTCGATTTCCGCCTTATCCCAGCCCAGTCCTTTTGTCAAATGACCTCCGCCGCCGTTTGCCCGGTAAGAGTTGATGGCTACGCTATACGTCCGGTTTTCATCGAACGGCGTACCGTCGGACATCGAAAGGATGTCGACCCGTTCGCCCGGTTGCTTTGTGACGTCGACGGTATATTTAATTCCGGCAGCACAGGAGTAGTTGAAAAAATCCGAAGCAAGTATATAGTAGCCTTTGTTGTTTTTCAGCAGCTTGCCGGTAGAGTCACTTTTAAAACGCAGCAGATGGTCTTTGGCCGATTGCATGGTGTTGTATTGCAATCCATAGGCATATTCAAGATAACGGTCGATTTCCTTGCCGGTGAAAGACAGGGTGTAAAGTCCGTTTTCATAACTGTATAGGTTGAACATGTCCCGGATGGTCACAGTTCCTTTCTGTATGAGAGCATCCATTTGTAATACGGTACTGAAAGAAATATCGGCTCCGGTGGTTGCCAGTTGTGCGTTGTGGATGAAATCGGTAAAGGCAGAGGGACCGAACAGGCCGTCGCGTCCGGACAAAGGCTCTTTAAATTCTCCGATTTCGGTATTGATGTATGCTTTTACCTTTTCAATAGCCGGAGCAAAGCGGTTCAGGTAAGCCGTATCTTTTTCAATTTTTGACAGATCGATTAACGCTGTCGTGATATTTTTGTCGTAAGCGTTTCCCACGCGGGTCAGCGTAATGTCAATCTTTCCGAGATAATTGGCATGGGATTTCGGGTCGAGGATCACAACCTTGTGTCCGGCATTGTTCGTAATTTCCATTTGTTTTGCCTGGTGGTCGTGGCCGAGGATAATGACGTCGAAACCGTCCACCTGTTGGGCAACTAATACGCCTGCATTTTCATTGCGCGGAGTTTCGGCGTTTTCTCCTGCATAATTGTAGTTGAAGCCGGAATGGAAAAGTCCGACGAGTAAATCCGGTTGTTCTTTCTTT
It encodes the following:
- a CDS encoding choice-of-anchor J domain-containing protein; this translates as MIKSKYSLILPALLAFTACNPMDDVYDALDAAKQPLHEDVTYTFTAQDYSSVGYVFKNKHTAADSAIAADIKSNLRFPDKEIAKEGVAGYLSSLFPALNAQSTAAVTYAIDERDSSYLKAMMLLQKAPNYTLTPADYASIWGEAGTNYLTPGKNADKYLEKILATAVTNAQKGDLYRVTYNYSPTEPSNGHTPAPVLTSLDENFDETVTDKAAFAAEGWTNFAEKGNVRWQGNLYNGDGYVSFSSYNSNEENIGWLITPGIDLTAATKPLFAFDITLGHYNASCLQVLISADYEEGDPNLATWTDITPNFYFDIPAKGFGKKMPAGILDLSAYKTTVHIAFKYTGDGNNNKTTTYQIDNLQIGENIGVTETILLAEDFETTTHKATIQLTDWTNSSATEGANLWKGYNFDNNKSAQITSYGSAVEFFSWLITPALSVPDEPAPLFTFDIDAAYYDTDCLEILLSEDFDGSHPETASWTNLTSHFTIPQSSKYSTFKKAGTVNLKTYAGKTVCIAFKYHGDAADNRNTAYEIDNVKIHYYKRSTTPVSSGIRPAATDQVIRFALYEYNGSKWAPKANTVIVNPEDYETMGITGNSFKDASVAMQYLPLFLQQKYPYTVSEKTMHVLFELNGKTAVQEYRRTEGNWTNYNGVVPVTEQYIHNGTKWSFDPTVVFTMISSDYQALVDFVTNDPKYKIYLDEAYPSNTEWWYGANAKYNNISMLIKSRKYYDTKAGDHFLDGKEDAECREIFHQRLQEGIANHVLPARYPDAEAIKDNMQMFYLVKYATYSPTGTWQARFKGIAKGKFEYVEGSQTELK
- a CDS encoding TonB-dependent receptor, with translation MIRISIKHLVFIIPLLLGAWGVMGQKTVKGKIVDAETGETLIGATAIIEGTSIGAASDPDGNFTIYCTKEGKITLIFRNVGYEEQQKSVSLEHNVTDLGVIKLQASTVGLEEVKVTASIVSKDRATPIAISNITPEIIEERLGNQEFPEIMKSTPSIYATKSGGGYGDSRVNLRGFDSNNIGILINGVPINDMENGKVYWSNWSALSDVTQFIQVQRGLGASKLAVNSVGGTMNMITRNTDAKIGGSVYYGVGHDGFQKMAINVSTGLMSNGWAVSIAGSTTESTRGYVEATDYKAWMYFLNISKRINDNHRLSFTLFGAPQWHNQRGQMHTIQEFRDHPSGIRWNSSYGYLNGKVFNGPYAYNEYHKPQLSLNHYWKIDDQSSLSTAAYVSFAKGGARRAFGTKKNWLQYNNTTGKPYVGTNADTKLTPDGLLDYDAVLKENAASQTGSLLVLGTAVNAHDWYGILSTYTNDLTQEFKLTAGLDGRYYKGYHYNKITDLMGGSYYEGDYLAYQSKGTPKYKGDRLGYENTSEVLWVGAFAQLEYVKDNFSAFLSASLTENAYRRIDDGNYAPGDPMRKSSWQTFLPWGVKGGANYKFGRIHNVFVNGGYFKRAPYMNIVFKNNTNELTPSVKYESVYTFEGGYGLTLPKLSVNVNYYYTEWRDRGLNKNMGNGIFATMHGVNARHHGVEFEAVYKPVYNFTLRGMFSWGDWILTDNPIVSLFDSNNKLISENDQLYVKNVHVGNSAQMTAALNASYEPFDNFRVGAAWNLFDKNYADYAIEDRTSSREAGLDAWKLPRFCTFDANVNYQLTLVKNIRATLYINVNNLFNTQYIADAKDGVYHDEFSSLVYYGFGRTWTMGFKVRF